The DNA region ATTGCCTCCGGGTGCAGTATACGATCACCAACGAGAGCGAACTCCCGCTCGATCTTCACTTCGTCTGCGAGGCGAATTATACCCTTCTCGCTCCGGAAGGACCGCAGCGGTTCATCGCGATGGGCGAAGATCGGCTCCCCTGCGGTCTCCTTTTCGAGCGCGGCGGGATTCAGTCGTGGGAGCTCGTCGACCAGACCCGATCGCTGCGCTGGGAGTGGGTGCTCCCCGAAGGACCGTCGACTCTTTGGCACTATCCCGTTTACACGATCGGATACGCCAACGGGCAGTTCGAATACAATTATCAGGGATCGGCTCTCGGGATCGTCTGGCCCCTCCATCTGCCATCGGGGGAAAAGCAAGTGTTTACAATTTTCACTCGCTTTCACCATCTCCATGATTGATCTCGGAATGCCTTCCCACTACTCTCCTGCCCAAAGAGATGAAAAAAATCTTTCTGGTTTCACTGAGCTTCAGCTTCTTCGTGTTCGGTTGCGCCTCCCATTCCAAGAAGATAAAGAGCGGCGAGGCTTCCGGTGCCAGCTCGGGGTCGATGCCGCAGCCAGCGAACCAGCCCGAATCGACCGCCGCCAATCCGCCAAGCAGCGCCGGCTCTTCTTCCGGAACTTCTTCGAGCCAAACACCGGCCACTGGGCAATATAAGCCATGGGGTCAGGAGGGCCAGGCCCCGGCAGGGTCATCTGCGACCGCTACACGCTATCCTAAAGGCCTTCCTATCGAAGGAAAGCCCGGGTACGTGAAGAGTCCTTATGCGCCGGACGCTGGGCTTGTCGACGTTCGTGGCTTCCCTCCGGGGACCGAGGTGCGCTGCCCCTACACCGGCAAGATCTTCGTGGTTCCCTGATCTGGGGGGTCGCAGTCGGCTGACTTCCTGTTATGGGATCAGACCTGCCCGTGCGAGCGGGTCAGGTTGGCTATCCCACCAGGTTCGACCCGCAACGCCATGCCATGCTTGCGCTTCTGTCGCCGGGCAGCCAACACAAGGCGGCCGAAAAAAGCGCTTCGCATCCCCCCCGCTTGAGATGCCGGCACCCGTCTCGGGCGAACCGCTCTCCCTGTGGCACAAGCCGCCTTCGCCGGAAGTCCGCTGGCTCCAGCAGCAGCTTCTCTCGCGGGGAGTCTATCTTTTTTGCCAGCATAACGTGCTTGCTCGTCGCCCCCCCGCTCACGATCACGGAGGACGAGCTTCAGGCGGGAATCGAACAGCTCGGAGAGACGCTCCGAAGGCTATGCCAAGAGCCATCGTTCGGTCTTCAAGGAAGTTGATCCGGTCCCGCTCCCGGGTGGCCGAGCCGCGCGGCAGCGGACGGATTGGCTTTTGTTCCCCGGAGAAGCGGCCTACCGCTCCTGCCCGCGCGAAGTTGGTGGGCGCTCCCGGCAGAAGGAATAAACCGGGTTGACCGAGGGAGAAGGGCTCGGACTGCTCTTGGGCTTCTCTTCCCTCTCCGGCGGAAGCTCACCCTTGCGCCGCTTTTCCTCCATGATGGGATAGACGAAGCGGCAGAGGTCCTCCCGCATCTTCTGGAGCTCCGGAGTGTCCTTAACCCAAGGGTGGAGTCGGAAGCTTGCGACCATCTGCTGGATGGCGCGCTCCCTTGCTTCCTCGGGAGAGACCGGAGTCGGCTCTTGGGCGGCCTTTCCCTTGGCCCTCTGGTTCCCCCGATCGGGAGCGGCCATCCCGAAAGCGGGGCCCACCCGGCCCGGCTCCGAGCTCTGCGGCAGCTTCGGAGCGACCCTTGCGCCCGGAACGGAAGCCGAATCCGCTATGGCTTCCTCCTCCTCGGCAAGCGCCCGCGATGGTCGCGGCGCCCAGCGGCCGGGCGCCTCTCCGAAGAATCCTCTTGCGGACGGCTCCTCCGGTTTCCCGTTGTTCAAGGACTCGACCGAATGCCCCGAATCCGGAGACTTCCCGATCTCCCGCTCTTTGGCCGGGGACACCTCCTCTCCCCCCTTCCGGCTCCTTCCCTCCTCCCCGCAAGCCTCGATCCCCCGAATGCGGCCGCTTTCCTCGACGCCATCCTTGGCCATTGCAGACATCCGCTCGATCCCGGCCGCCTCCCGCTCGGTGAGGGCCGAAACGGCGAAGGCGCCCGCCATCCCCATGGTCCGGCCGCCGATAGGGCCAAGTTGCCCGCGGCTCCCGCTCCCCGCCAGAGAGCCTGCCGCAGCCGGACGCCCGCTTCCTCTCCCTTCCCGAGGGGCACACCGGAGCGCCTGGTAAGCGTCGTAGCCCGCCTCGGCAAAACCGGCGACGGCCCCGATCACCGGAAGCCGCTTGAACACCATCATCGCGGACGTGCGGAAAAGCGCCACCGCCGGTGTCAAGGCGTAGGCCGCCGAGCCCACCGCCCGGAGCCCGTCCCGCCCGGCTTCGGCAAGCTTCCCCTCCCGGAACTCCCGCCCCGCCTCCTTCGCCTCCTGGAAAGCGGCCATCCCCGATTCGAGGGCACTTCCCCGGCCAAAGATCCCCGGAGGAGCGCCCCCGCCCTTCCCAGCAGGCTCTCCCGCTCCGGAAGAAGATGGCGCCAAGCCTCCCCCGTGAGACTCTTAAACTGCTCCGCGGTGCGAGATATGAGCTTGTTAAGCTCGCCGGGAGCCTTGCGACCCATCTCGCGCAGCTTGGGATACCTCGGGTTCTCCTTGGCCACCCCCGGCAACTCCCGGGCCTTGAGCCCCGTGGTGGCTAGCCTTGGGGCGGGATTCTTGGTTATGGCCTCCAAGGGACGGAGCTCCTCTTCGAGGCTTAGGATCCTGCCGTTGAACCGATCATAGAACGACAGGGACTCCCGCTCCGCGGTCGGCACCCATATCTTTTGGCCCGGCTTGAGGATCTCCGTCACCGGGGCGTAGATCGCATCGTCGAAGGCGCTGTGCGCCCTGCCCGGAATTACGAGGAGGTTCCCGACATGGTTGATCTGCTCATGCTTCCACTCGCCCGCCAAGGAACCCGGCACCCGGTGATGGAGGCTGTAGGGGATTCCCTGAGGGTTGATGAGACCCGGGCCGTATTTCTTTCCTTTGGATCGATGCCTGGCCAACCGCTCCACTTGCTCCAGGAGCCCCGCCTCCTCGAGCCGGTCCTTGTGGTAGTCCCGGAGCTCGGCCCAGAATTGCGGCGTCTGCTGGCGCTCGAGGAAGTGCTTGCGCCAGCTCACGGGCCTTCCCTCCGCGTTAGGTTCGACCCGGTTTGGATCCCGCCTTTCCAGTTCCTGCCACCGAAATCCGGTAAGCGGAGTAAGGTTCATGGCCTACTCCTTTCCCTCTCCCTCTTCCTCCGGCACGGGGAGCTGCATATCGTCGTGCATGTCCCGGATGAAGGTCTCGAAGTCGGGCGAGCTTACCGATGCCCCTGCGATGCTGGAGAGATCGTCATCGTTATAAAACATGTGAAAGGTCGCCGTGCGGGGATCGTAGATCCAATATTCGACCCATTCGTCCGCCACGCCTCCCCCAAAGCAGAAGAACTCGGGGTTGACCCCCCTCTTATCCATGCTGAGAGAGCCGCGTCCGTAGTCGGCGTGATCGAGCTCATGGAGGTTGTCATTCCAGGAGAAGAGGAAGCAGGTGTGGTAGTACCGAGGGCGCTTGGTCCCCGTTCGTATCCACTCGACCGGAGAGCGCTTGTCCTGGATGCAGTAGATGAGCCCACCGAACAGATCCAACCCATTGTAATAGGGGAGGAGATCCCGGTAGAAGAGCGGGAGGGGATAACCGTTAAGCCGGCGGGGAGCCTCCGCGATCGCCTCCTCAATCGCCTCAGGACTCGCTGGGATGGGAGGCCAGTCATCTGCGTCCGCCATCGCCGCTTGCAAAACCGGCAGGCTGGTCGGATCGAAGCGGGCTTGCGGGCGCCGCTCGGCCAGAAGCCGGCGCTCGATCTCCGGATCGAGGCTCATGGCTAGCTTATGGACCGGATCCCCCTCCCTCCGAGGTCTCGGCACGATGCGCTCGATGAAGGAGCCCGGATCGGGAAAGCTGACCAGCGCCGTCGAGGCGTCCTCAAGGGCAAAGAGCGGGGAAAAGAGATGAATGCTCCCCTTCCGGGTATCGTAGGCGAGGTAGTTTTCTTTCCAAAAGCGGCCGAAGACAAAGAAGTGGGAAGCGATCCGCCAGGGCCTCCGCCTTGTCCGAAAACGCCGGTTTTGGCGCACAACGCTCTCCCACTCCAAAAACCCCGGATGGCCGGGCTCGGGATAGAGCAAAAATTTCCCGCCCCAGAACGGATAGCCGTTGGATTGCTTTAAAGCCTCGACATAGAAGTCGGGGAGCGGAAAGCCCAGCTCCCGGGCGCACCACTCCTTGGCCGCCTCAATCGTCTCGGGCTTGGCCGGCGGAAAGAACCGGGGATGGTCCCAATCCCGCTTCTCCAGTTCCACCCACTTGAATCCTTCAAGCGGGGGAAGGTTCAGCGGGTCTGTGGGGTCGATGGGGTGCATCGTCTACTCCTTTCCTTTTCTTTCTATCCCTACGCGGAAATCCGCTCCTCATCGCTCCGGCGTTCAAGGATAAAGGAGGCCCGGTTCAGCTCCAGTATTTCTTACTTTCTCCGGCCAAATCTCCCAAGCGGAGGAAGAGGTATCGTCCGCTTCCTTGGTTTCAGCTCCTTAGCCGCCTGTCGGACTTTCCTTTTCCCTCTGGAATAGGGGAAAAGAGGGCATGGCTGAGCGATTTGTGCCGGTGGATCGGATGACGCCGATGCTTTTGCCCGAGGACCTGCGGAATTGGGTGGATGAGGACGACTTGGTGCATTTTGTCATCGAGGCGGTGGAGAGGATGGATCTGCGGGGATTTCGAGTGAACGTGCGCGGGACCGGGGACGCGCAGTATCCGCCCTCGATGAGGCTCTCGCTTTTGATTTACTGCTACGCCAACGGGATCTTTGAAGGTAGAAGAACGGGAAGCGCGCAAGGGGAGCGCCAAAGGCCGGCACCTCCACCTTCCGGAGGAGAAGCCTGGGGCGGAGGAGCAAGCCAACCTGACCGATCGCGAGAGCCGGCTGATGCGCAAGAGTCGGAACGAAGCCTTGGAACAGAGCTACCATGCGCAGGCGGCTGTCGATGCGGACGGGAATGCCTTGGTGCTTTCGGCTCGGGTGAGCGTCTGCGCCAACGACATCGGCGAGTTGGAAGCCGACGGGCGGGCCATTCCTACGGAAGCCGGTCGGCTCCGTGCGGTGCTGGTGGACACCGGTTATGCCAATGGCGAACAGGCGATACGAGTTCCGACCCGCCGATCGTCGTCGGGAGAACCCCGTGGCGTATACTGCTCCGTCGAGACAGAAGATGACCGAGAAGCTCGCCAGCCCGGAAGGCCGCCGCCTTTATGCTCGACGCAAGCAGACCGTCGAACCGGTCTTCGGCCTCATTAAATCGGTGATCGGCTTCCGAGCCTTTCGGCTCCGCGGGCAAGCCAAAGTCCAGGGCCAATGGTCGTTGGTCTGCTTGGCGTACAACTTCAAGCGCCTTTGGAAGCTTATGGGAGGACGCCGAATCGGGCCTAGCCAAGGAGGGATTACCGGATCTCCCAGCATCGCCTCGCTCTCCACCCTCCTCGGCGCGCCGCTTGGGGTCTCGACTTCCGCCCTTTTGGGCTTCGGCAGGAAAATTCTTGCCACCCCGGAAGGGAGGTTTCGCAACCATTGCGGCTCTCTCGCATTAACCCCGACAGGCGGCTAGCCAAGGAGAGCGGATCAGGCGATCTTCTCGAGCTGCTCGTTCCGGAGACGGAAGCGGAGGGCGGCCTTCCCGAGTTGGATCGTGTCGAGACGAAGGGCGGCGATTCCCCCTTTATCGAGGGAAAAGTTCTCGGGTGAGGTCGCGCCGAGTAGGGCGGCCAGATGCTCCGAGAGGCTCGGCATGTGCCCGACGAGGATTACCTCGGAATCGGACGGCAAGGGTTTGAGCAGCGCAAGGAGTTCCGC from Methylacidimicrobium sp. AP8 includes:
- a CDS encoding SMI1/KNR4 family protein; protein product: MHPIDPTDPLNLPPLEGFKWVELEKRDWDHPRFFPPAKPETIEAAKEWCARELGFPLPDFYVEALKQSNGYPFWGGKFLLYPEPGHPGFLEWESVVRQNRRFRTRRRPWRIASHFFVFGRFWKENYLAYDTRKGSIHLFSPLFALEDASTALVSFPDPGSFIERIVPRPRREGDPVHKLAMSLDPEIERRLLAERRPQARFDPTSLPVLQAAMADADDWPPIPASPEAIEEAIAEAPRRLNGYPLPLFYRDLLPYYNGLDLFGGLIYCIQDKRSPVEWIRTGTKRPRYYHTCFLFSWNDNLHELDHADYGRGSLSMDKRGVNPEFFCFGGGVADEWVEYWIYDPRTATFHMFYNDDDLSSIAGASVSSPDFETFIRDMHDDMQLPVPEEEGEGKE
- a CDS encoding transposase codes for the protein MTEKLASPEGRRLYARRKQTVEPVFGLIKSVIGFRAFRLRGQAKVQGQWSLVCLAYNFKRLWKLMGGRRIGPSQGGITGSPSIASLSTLLGAPLGVSTSALLGFGRKILATPEGRFRNHCGSLALTPTGG